A single region of the Anaerococcus urinomassiliensis genome encodes:
- a CDS encoding carbon-nitrogen family hydrolase — protein MKIALGQVAPVKGEVENNYKLIEETIRESKNQGADVVVLPETWNTFYYPKNIDELADVDGTRSKEFLSKLAKELDINIIGGSVAVKEDGKIYNRNYNFDRQGNLLSEYDKIHLYSPAGEDKLFQGGNKYVTFQIDGVKCGVVLCYDVRFVEWVRKFALDGIEILFNCASWATSKLPHWEALNRARAIENQIFVVGVNSTRYKDDSGGHSMIVDPLGEYIVAPYEKTGIVTAEIDLKKVKEIREEMSFFADRRSDLY, from the coding sequence TTGAAAATAGCACTAGGCCAAGTTGCCCCAGTCAAGGGGGAAGTTGAGAACAATTATAAACTAATAGAAGAAACCATAAGAGAAAGCAAAAACCAAGGAGCAGACGTAGTAGTTTTGCCAGAAACTTGGAATACTTTCTATTATCCAAAAAATATAGATGAACTAGCAGATGTGGATGGCACTAGGTCCAAAGAGTTTTTATCAAAGCTTGCAAAAGAACTTGATATAAATATAATAGGTGGATCAGTAGCTGTCAAAGAAGATGGCAAAATCTACAATAGAAACTATAATTTTGATAGGCAGGGGAATTTATTAAGCGAATATGACAAAATTCACCTATATTCCCCAGCTGGAGAAGATAAACTTTTTCAAGGGGGCAATAAGTATGTAACCTTTCAAATAGATGGGGTAAAATGTGGAGTAGTCCTATGCTACGATGTAAGATTTGTAGAATGGGTTAGGAAATTTGCCCTAGATGGGATAGAAATCCTCTTTAATTGTGCATCATGGGCAACATCTAAGCTACCCCATTGGGAGGCCTTAAATAGGGCTAGAGCCATAGAAAATCAAATCTTTGTAGTTGGGGTCAACTCAACTAGGTACAAGGATGATTCTGGTGGACACTCTATGATTGTAGATCCTCTTGGGGAATATATAGTAGCTCCATATGAAAAGACAGGTATTGTAACAGCAGAAATAGACCTAAAAAAAGTCAAAGAGATAAGAGAAGAGATGAGCTTTTTTGCTGATAGAAGGTCAGACTTATATTAG
- the ftsH gene encoding ATP-dependent zinc metalloprotease FtsH: MNDKKNKSNKPFLYYWIVAVVLFVIIRYALNPIAAKDGAKEVSYSQFVSMIEKDQVTEVYKDDTKYTFKAKVDGEEKTYETGLWADTDLTDRLLDAKKRNDKLTFGKKIETSMNPWLTLFITSILPLFLIWGIFWFASRSLTKTMGGRGGADFMNFGKSNAKVYVENKTGKTFKDVAGQEEAKDSLFEIVDFLHNPGKYKEIGAKVPKGVLLVGPPGTGKTLLAKAVAGEANVPFFIISGSEFVEMFVGLGASKVRDLFKQAKEKAPCIVFIDEIDAIGKKRDVSGYSGNDEREQTLNQLLNEMDGFDATEGVVLLAATNRPEILDPALTRPGRFDRQVQVELPDKKGREDILKVHAKVVKREDDIDYEEIAARTAGTSGADLANIVNEGALRAVREGRKKLTQEDLEESIEVVIAGQQKKNAVISDDQKKIIAYHEVGHALVAAIQTHKTPVTKITIVPRTGGALGYTMTVDKDEKYIMTKEEMFDEICTLAGGRSAEELIFNTKTTGASNDIERATAMARSMVTIYGMDEDFDFMQLEQIQGKYLGGERGLIVSSGTGNKIDEKVQKIISAAHMRAIEILKENMDKLHEISAYLLKEETITGEQFMEILNGKKDKEIKEAEVAENTDVDTKNLDDSNQEVIDLPPLNDNDDRPEETDI, translated from the coding sequence ATGAACGATAAGAAAAACAAATCCAATAAACCCTTTTTATATTATTGGATAGTAGCGGTAGTATTATTTGTTATAATACGTTATGCCCTAAACCCAATTGCCGCAAAAGATGGCGCCAAGGAAGTATCCTACAGCCAATTTGTGTCAATGATTGAAAAAGACCAAGTAACAGAAGTATATAAGGATGACACTAAATACACCTTCAAAGCCAAAGTTGATGGTGAAGAAAAAACTTATGAAACTGGTCTATGGGCAGACACTGATCTAACAGATAGGCTACTTGACGCCAAAAAAAGAAACGATAAATTGACCTTTGGAAAAAAAATAGAAACATCCATGAACCCATGGCTAACCCTATTTATAACCTCAATATTGCCACTATTCTTAATCTGGGGAATATTCTGGTTTGCATCAAGGTCACTTACAAAGACAATGGGTGGCCGAGGTGGAGCCGACTTTATGAACTTTGGTAAATCAAATGCCAAGGTTTATGTAGAAAATAAGACAGGCAAGACCTTTAAGGATGTAGCAGGCCAAGAAGAAGCCAAGGATTCTCTATTTGAAATAGTTGACTTTCTTCACAACCCTGGCAAGTACAAAGAGATTGGTGCCAAGGTTCCAAAGGGAGTGCTACTAGTAGGACCTCCAGGAACAGGTAAAACTTTATTAGCAAAAGCTGTAGCTGGTGAAGCAAATGTACCATTTTTTATAATCTCTGGATCAGAATTCGTAGAGATGTTTGTAGGACTTGGTGCAAGCAAGGTTCGTGACCTATTCAAGCAAGCCAAGGAAAAGGCACCATGTATAGTATTTATAGATGAGATAGATGCAATAGGTAAAAAACGTGACGTATCTGGATATTCAGGCAACGACGAGCGTGAGCAAACATTGAACCAATTGCTAAACGAAATGGATGGTTTTGATGCCACAGAAGGAGTAGTACTTCTTGCAGCGACAAACAGACCAGAAATCTTAGACCCTGCCCTAACACGTCCAGGACGTTTTGACAGACAAGTTCAAGTAGAACTTCCTGACAAAAAGGGCCGTGAAGACATATTAAAAGTACATGCCAAAGTTGTCAAACGTGAAGATGATATAGACTATGAAGAGATAGCAGCAAGAACAGCTGGTACAAGTGGTGCTGACCTTGCAAATATAGTAAACGAAGGTGCCCTACGTGCAGTTCGTGAAGGCCGCAAGAAGCTAACCCAAGAGGACTTAGAAGAATCAATAGAAGTAGTAATAGCAGGCCAACAAAAGAAAAACGCTGTTATATCTGATGATCAAAAGAAAATTATTGCCTACCATGAAGTAGGACACGCCCTAGTAGCGGCAATTCAAACTCACAAGACACCTGTCACAAAAATAACAATAGTTCCTAGAACAGGTGGAGCTTTGGGCTACACTATGACAGTAGACAAAGACGAAAAATACATCATGACCAAAGAAGAAATGTTTGATGAAATTTGTACCTTAGCAGGTGGACGTTCTGCAGAAGAGCTTATATTTAATACCAAGACTACTGGTGCAAGCAATGATATAGAACGTGCAACAGCAATGGCAAGATCTATGGTAACTATCTATGGTATGGACGAAGACTTCGACTTTATGCAATTAGAGCAAATCCAAGGTAAGTACCTAGGAGGAGAGCGTGGACTTATAGTATCAAGTGGAACAGGAAATAAAATTGACGAAAAAGTTCAAAAAATAATTTCCGCTGCCCACATGAGAGCCATAGAGATTTTAAAAGAAAACATGGATAAACTTCACGAAATCTCTGCCTACCTACTAAAGGAAGAGACCATAACTGGTGAGCAATTCATGGAAATCTTAAATGGTAAAAAAGACAAAGAAATCAAAGAAGCTGAAGTAGCAGAAAATACTGATGTAGATACTAAAAATTTAGATGATAGTAACCAAGAAGTCATAGACCTACCACCATTAAATGATAATGATGATAGGCCAGAAGAGACTGATATTTAA
- a CDS encoding biotin transporter BioY — translation MTSKELTRIALSTALIAIGAFITIPLGPVPFTLQTLFVILAGLFLKPSHAGLSAFLYMLIGLIGVPIFAGFSGGLQSIASPTFGFIISFIPMAYIISKFGHGSMDNKKIILGILIGVIVSYILGLIYLKVGLTRVQGVEVPMSKVLSLGLIPFIIPDTIKIILAIIIYKRTYKYISK, via the coding sequence ATGACAAGTAAAGAACTAACAAGAATCGCTCTTAGCACGGCACTGATAGCCATAGGAGCATTTATAACCATTCCCCTAGGGCCAGTACCCTTCACCCTACAAACTCTGTTTGTAATATTGGCAGGACTTTTCCTAAAACCTTCTCATGCGGGTCTATCGGCATTTTTATATATGCTAATTGGACTTATTGGAGTCCCGATATTTGCAGGTTTTTCAGGAGGACTCCAATCCATAGCAAGCCCAACTTTTGGTTTTATCATAAGCTTTATACCAATGGCTTATATCATTTCTAAGTTTGGCCACGGATCTATGGATAATAAGAAAATAATCTTAGGTATCCTAATAGGAGTTATTGTAAGCTATATACTAGGTCTAATCTACCTAAAGGTGGGTCTAACCAGGGTCCAGGGAGTAGAAGTTCCTATGAGTAAGGTCCTAAGCCTGGGTCTAATTCCTTTTATAATACCTGATACTATTAAAATTATATTAGCTATAATAATATATAAGAGAACTTATAAGTATATATCAAAATAA
- a CDS encoding MarR family winged helix-turn-helix transcriptional regulator, which yields MATEHIDFFEFNNSIFSMIREISHKIDILLQDTATELGITTLQLKMLITLYSTGNEVSIGNLGKAIGVTGGNISNICKKLEKQGFVERIRSVDDERVVNVILTDNGKLAAEKVGVYFDQIRTDIPKDNINVNLQTIVDELEALDELLDNYISRSGL from the coding sequence ATGGCTACAGAACATATTGATTTTTTTGAATTTAACAATTCTATTTTCTCGATGATAAGAGAAATATCTCACAAAATAGATATATTATTACAAGACACTGCAACAGAGCTAGGAATAACAACCCTACAACTAAAGATGCTCATAACCCTATATTCTACAGGCAATGAAGTATCTATAGGAAATTTGGGCAAGGCCATTGGAGTGACTGGTGGAAATATATCAAATATATGCAAAAAACTAGAAAAACAAGGGTTCGTTGAAAGAATAAGATCTGTCGACGATGAAAGAGTTGTAAATGTTATTTTGACTGACAATGGAAAGTTAGCAGCAGAAAAAGTTGGTGTATACTTTGATCAAATCAGAACAGACATACCAAAAGATAATATAAATGTTAATTTGCAAACTATTGTTGATGAACTAGAAGCTCTGGATGAACTACTTGATAACTATATCTCAAGGAGCGGATTATAG
- a CDS encoding NAD(P)/FAD-dependent oxidoreductase, with product MRYDLAIIGAGPAGLSALLNAKIRNKSVIIFGTDSPSLENSESIKNYLGFGDVSGKQLNDAFKKSLEGYEYDKSDQKVQQVYAMGDYFGLMLKNNDMVEATSVIVATGIELKKDLINEDKFFAKGVSYCATCDAALYKGKKVLLIGYNEESVEEANFTSEIVDELIFVNMYKDDIKLNDSIKVISGDLPVEFIGEDRASILKFKSGAEISADGFFIIRDSSKPSRLVPSIETDDEHIIVHDNCRTNIRGLYAAGDVAGRPYQINKSVGQGQVAALDAAKYISLLKKDSFDKSTW from the coding sequence ATGAGATACGACTTAGCAATTATAGGCGCAGGTCCAGCTGGACTTAGCGCCTTATTGAATGCCAAAATCAGAAATAAATCGGTAATAATCTTTGGCACAGATTCGCCTAGCCTAGAAAATAGTGAATCAATCAAAAACTATCTGGGTTTTGGAGATGTTTCTGGTAAACAATTAAATGATGCCTTCAAAAAATCCCTAGAAGGCTATGAATACGACAAATCAGATCAGAAAGTTCAGCAGGTATATGCCATGGGTGATTATTTTGGCCTAATGCTAAAAAATAACGATATGGTAGAGGCCACGTCAGTAATAGTTGCAACAGGTATAGAGCTAAAGAAAGATTTGATTAACGAAGATAAGTTTTTTGCCAAGGGAGTTTCTTATTGTGCAACCTGTGATGCAGCCTTATATAAGGGTAAGAAAGTTCTATTAATTGGTTACAATGAAGAAAGTGTCGAGGAAGCAAACTTCACATCAGAGATTGTAGATGAGCTTATTTTTGTAAATATGTACAAGGATGATATCAAGCTAAATGATTCTATAAAAGTCATAAGTGGAGATCTTCCAGTAGAATTTATTGGAGAAGATAGGGCAAGTATTTTGAAATTTAAGTCAGGGGCAGAGATCAGCGCTGATGGATTTTTCATTATAAGAGATTCATCAAAACCATCTCGTCTAGTTCCATCTATAGAAACAGATGATGAACACATAATAGTCCATGACAATTGTAGGACAAATATCCGTGGCTTATATGCAGCAGGTGATGTTGCTGGCAGACCTTATCAAATAAATAAGTCAGTTGGCCAAGGTCAGGTTGCAGCCCTTGATGCAGCAAAGTATATTAGTTTACTTAAAAAGGATAGCTTTGATAAATCTACCTGGTAA
- a CDS encoding biotin--[acetyl-CoA-carboxylase] ligase has product MSQIFDNNMIYLLRSNEINKALDLVIGKDDLDQLNNKKILTAKLMMLLGQKDRFDQYIKKEKISSYFSKSPTTYMYHYMYYTLIEDDQEKRADFLDKFDQSIDLLSKDKQEIENLLKDLTDKKASWLGKEVHLESVDSTNTYIKDKLNKGEDISIVTADEQVRGKGQKDRAFVSPKGGLYISLNISVPDSDLILVTSQTGVLLAKALKKMSNKDIKIKWLNDLYIGNKKLAGILCESAVDHKGHAQYTIVGIGINLIELSPIPEDLRPIMTTLFGKDSKLTLSDTIENVKYYLIPAILSMQEGICQSKLLENYNELMAKKGDEVIVYSKDEEIAGTLIGMDDKLDLILEVGNEEKTFSYDKYRLKFIG; this is encoded by the coding sequence ATGAGTCAAATTTTTGATAACAATATGATCTATCTACTAAGATCAAACGAAATAAACAAAGCCTTAGACCTAGTTATAGGCAAGGATGACCTTGACCAGCTTAACAACAAAAAGATACTAACAGCCAAACTAATGATGCTTTTAGGTCAAAAAGACAGGTTTGACCAATATATAAAAAAAGAAAAAATATCCTCTTATTTTTCTAAGAGTCCAACAACCTATATGTACCATTATATGTACTACACACTTATAGAGGATGATCAGGAAAAAAGAGCAGACTTTCTAGATAAATTTGACCAATCTATAGACCTTTTGTCTAAAGATAAGCAAGAGATAGAAAATCTATTAAAAGATTTAACTGACAAAAAGGCCTCATGGCTAGGAAAGGAAGTCCACCTAGAAAGTGTGGATTCCACCAATACATATATCAAGGATAAGCTTAATAAGGGAGAGGATATCAGTATAGTTACAGCAGATGAGCAAGTTAGGGGCAAGGGTCAAAAGGACCGTGCATTTGTATCTCCCAAAGGAGGCCTATATATAAGTCTAAATATAAGTGTACCAGACTCTGATCTAATCCTTGTAACATCTCAAACAGGAGTTCTTCTAGCAAAAGCCCTAAAGAAAATGTCTAATAAAGATATAAAAATAAAGTGGCTTAATGACCTATACATAGGAAATAAAAAACTTGCTGGTATCCTTTGCGAATCAGCAGTAGACCATAAGGGTCATGCCCAATATACCATAGTAGGTATAGGCATCAATCTTATAGAGTTAAGCCCTATACCAGAAGACTTAAGACCTATAATGACAACATTATTTGGTAAAGACTCTAAGTTAACTTTAAGTGATACCATAGAAAATGTTAAATACTATCTAATACCAGCAATCCTATCCATGCAAGAAGGCATATGCCAAAGTAAGCTTTTAGAAAATTATAATGAACTTATGGCCAAAAAGGGTGATGAAGTTATAGTCTATAGCAAGGATGAAGAAATAGCAGGTACCCTTATAGGTATGGATGATAAGCTAGACCTTATCCTAGAAGTGGGAAATGAAGAAAAGACCTTCTCTTATGATAAGTACAGGCTTAAATTTATAGGATAA
- the trxA gene encoding thioredoxin — MRELDSMEFVNLVENGSGLALVDFNATWCGPCKMQAPILEELSEEASYEIYGVDVDNSSDIASKYNVNAVPSLMIFKDGVLKETLVGFQAKDVLEKAMGKYL, encoded by the coding sequence ATGCGTGAATTAGACTCAATGGAATTTGTTAATTTAGTAGAAAATGGATCAGGACTTGCTTTAGTTGATTTTAATGCGACATGGTGTGGACCATGCAAGATGCAAGCACCAATTCTTGAAGAACTTTCTGAAGAAGCATCATATGAAATCTATGGTGTAGATGTAGATAATTCATCCGATATAGCATCAAAATACAATGTTAATGCAGTACCATCACTAATGATTTTCAAAGATGGAGTCCTAAAAGAAACTCTAGTAGGCTTCCAAGCCAAAGATGTCCTAGAAAAGGCCATGGGAAAATACTTATAA